One window of the Arthrobacter sp. D5-1 genome contains the following:
- a CDS encoding FdhF/YdeP family oxidoreductase: MNRHAPEQDINEDDLQIHPPKQAAAGLKAVTVALERGYAQAGVARTVRSMLRVNQHDGFDCPGCAWPESITGRRSPAEFCENGAKAIAEESTTRTVGAEFWAKHSLADLEDKTEYWLGSQGRLSEPVVIKPGDTHYSPISWTEAFALIGEHINATTPDKCVFYTSGRTANETAFMYQLFARSLGTNNLPDCSNMCHESSGSALNPTIGIGKGTVSLEDIHHAELVLVVGQNPGTNHPRMLSALRDCKNNGGKIIAVNPLPEAGLLNFKDPQSLNGVIGGGTTIADEFLQIKVGGDLALFQALGHLLLEEEQRNPGTVVDHSFIEGQTEGFAAYKEARSVLDWEETGRATGLTRAEITKAAEMMAASKATIICWALGLTQQPHSVDTLREIINLLLLQGNFGKRGAGACPVRGHSNVQGDRTMGIWEKPKEPFLAALDKEFGFRMPRDHGYDSVETQHALEKGEVDVFVSMGGNFAAAGSDTAALEEGLKRAGLTVHISTKPNRAHVVHGKTSLILPTLGRTDTDDKHPKGKQFLSVEDSMSVIHKTQGRLEPVSEHLLSEPVIVARMAQATLGDDHSVDWRSMAEDYDVIRDHISRVIPGFEDFNARVRTKNGFVLPNPPRDTRTFATDIGKGRFSVRPLEYLEAPPGHLILQTVRSHDQYNTTFYGLDDRYRGVSEGRRVILVHPDDLKELGFEDRDLVDVISTFAGTERRADKFRLIGYPTAKGCAAAYFPEANALVHRELVARESNTPGYKAMTVHFVKHVENGA; this comes from the coding sequence ATGAACAGGCATGCTCCCGAACAGGACATCAATGAAGATGACCTGCAAATCCACCCACCCAAACAAGCCGCTGCCGGCCTCAAGGCTGTCACGGTGGCTCTTGAACGCGGTTACGCCCAGGCCGGAGTGGCCCGCACGGTCCGTTCCATGCTCAGGGTCAACCAGCACGACGGCTTCGATTGCCCGGGATGCGCCTGGCCCGAATCCATCACCGGCAGGCGCAGCCCCGCCGAGTTCTGCGAGAACGGCGCCAAGGCGATTGCCGAGGAAAGCACCACCCGCACTGTGGGCGCGGAATTTTGGGCGAAACACTCCCTGGCTGACCTCGAAGACAAGACCGAATACTGGCTGGGGAGCCAGGGAAGGTTGTCCGAGCCCGTGGTCATCAAGCCCGGGGATACACACTATTCGCCCATCAGCTGGACCGAGGCCTTCGCGCTGATCGGCGAGCACATCAACGCCACCACACCGGACAAATGTGTTTTCTACACCTCCGGACGTACGGCCAACGAGACCGCTTTCATGTATCAGTTGTTCGCCCGGAGCCTGGGCACCAACAACCTGCCCGACTGCTCCAACATGTGCCACGAATCCTCCGGCAGCGCACTGAACCCCACCATTGGAATCGGCAAGGGCACGGTCTCGCTGGAGGATATCCACCACGCCGAACTGGTCCTGGTGGTGGGCCAGAACCCGGGAACCAACCATCCCCGGATGCTGTCCGCACTGCGGGATTGCAAGAACAACGGCGGGAAGATCATCGCCGTAAACCCGCTTCCCGAGGCGGGCCTGCTGAACTTCAAGGACCCGCAGTCCCTCAACGGCGTCATTGGCGGCGGCACCACCATCGCGGACGAATTCCTGCAGATCAAGGTCGGTGGCGACCTCGCGCTGTTCCAGGCACTGGGCCACCTGCTCCTGGAAGAAGAGCAGCGCAACCCGGGCACCGTCGTCGACCATTCCTTTATTGAGGGGCAGACCGAAGGTTTCGCCGCGTACAAGGAAGCACGTTCAGTCCTGGACTGGGAAGAGACCGGGCGCGCCACTGGCCTGACGCGTGCAGAGATCACCAAGGCCGCGGAAATGATGGCCGCATCCAAGGCCACCATCATCTGTTGGGCCCTTGGACTGACCCAGCAGCCACACTCGGTGGATACCTTGCGCGAGATCATTAATCTGCTGCTGCTCCAAGGGAACTTCGGCAAGCGCGGTGCCGGAGCCTGCCCCGTCCGCGGGCACTCAAATGTGCAGGGCGACCGCACGATGGGGATCTGGGAGAAACCCAAGGAGCCGTTCCTGGCTGCGTTGGACAAGGAGTTCGGCTTCCGCATGCCGCGAGACCACGGCTATGACTCCGTGGAGACCCAACACGCCCTGGAGAAGGGCGAAGTGGATGTTTTCGTCTCCATGGGTGGGAATTTCGCTGCGGCCGGCTCGGACACGGCAGCTTTGGAAGAAGGGTTGAAGAGGGCAGGGCTGACGGTCCACATCTCCACCAAACCCAACCGTGCCCACGTGGTCCACGGCAAGACCTCCCTGATCCTGCCCACCCTGGGCCGGACGGACACCGACGACAAACACCCTAAAGGCAAGCAGTTCCTGTCCGTGGAAGACTCCATGTCCGTCATCCACAAGACGCAGGGGAGGCTGGAGCCGGTCTCTGAGCACCTCCTGAGTGAGCCTGTGATCGTAGCCCGGATGGCGCAAGCCACCCTGGGTGATGACCACAGCGTGGACTGGCGGTCCATGGCCGAGGACTACGACGTGATCCGGGACCACATCTCCAGGGTCATTCCCGGTTTTGAGGACTTCAACGCCCGGGTTCGGACCAAGAACGGCTTCGTGCTGCCCAACCCGCCCCGGGACACGCGGACCTTCGCCACGGACATCGGCAAAGGACGTTTCTCCGTGCGGCCACTTGAGTACCTCGAAGCGCCGCCGGGCCACTTGATCCTCCAGACCGTCCGCAGCCACGACCAGTACAACACCACGTTCTACGGTTTGGATGACCGGTATCGCGGCGTTTCGGAGGGGCGGCGGGTCATCCTGGTCCACCCGGATGACCTGAAGGAGCTGGGCTTCGAAGACCGGGACCTGGTGGATGTCATCTCCACCTTCGCGGGAACGGAACGGCGGGCCGACAAGTTCCGGCTCATCGGATACCCCACGGCCAAGGGCTGTGCCGCTGCGTACTTCCCGGAGGCCAACGCCCTGGTCCACCGCGAACTGGTGGCCAGGGAATCCAACACCCCCGGCTATAAGGCCATGACGGTTCACTTCGTCAAGCATGTGGAGAACGGAGCCTGA
- a CDS encoding amino acid ABC transporter substrate-binding protein, which translates to MNSLRTRRSVIAATLASAALALTACGGGSTPAQSGGDTSLSDVKSKGELVIATEGTYRPFSFHAEGAGDLTGFDVEIAQAVAGKLGVKATFQETQFDGIFAGLDSKRFDTIANQISINDERKAKYEFSTPYTISTGVVVTKSDNTGINSFADLKGKTTAQSLTSNFYKMAVEAGANVQAVEGWAQSATLVQQGRVDATVNDKLTYLDYAKNTPDSGLKVAAEAPEKTESAFVFRKGSTELTAAVDKALADLQADGTMAKISEKYFGADVTK; encoded by the coding sequence ATGAACAGCCTTCGCACCCGCCGCTCCGTCATTGCCGCCACTCTGGCCTCGGCCGCCCTAGCGCTCACAGCGTGCGGTGGGGGTTCAACTCCCGCTCAGTCAGGCGGAGACACCTCCCTTTCGGACGTCAAGTCCAAGGGTGAGTTGGTTATCGCCACCGAGGGCACCTACCGCCCCTTCAGCTTCCATGCAGAGGGCGCCGGGGACCTCACAGGTTTCGATGTCGAGATCGCACAGGCTGTGGCCGGAAAGCTCGGCGTGAAGGCAACGTTCCAGGAGACACAGTTTGATGGCATCTTTGCCGGCTTGGACTCCAAACGCTTCGACACCATCGCCAACCAGATTTCCATCAACGACGAACGCAAGGCCAAGTACGAGTTCTCCACTCCGTACACCATCTCCACAGGCGTCGTGGTGACCAAGTCGGACAACACCGGCATCAACAGTTTCGCGGACCTCAAAGGCAAGACCACCGCCCAGTCGCTGACCAGCAACTTCTACAAAATGGCCGTGGAAGCCGGCGCCAATGTGCAGGCAGTGGAAGGGTGGGCACAGTCCGCCACGCTGGTCCAGCAGGGCCGCGTGGACGCGACCGTGAATGACAAACTCACGTACCTCGACTACGCCAAGAACACCCCTGACTCCGGTCTGAAGGTCGCGGCCGAAGCGCCCGAGAAGACCGAAAGCGCGTTCGTCTTCCGCAAGGGTTCAACGGAACTCACGGCGGCCGTGGACAAGGCCTTGGCCGACCTCCAGGCAGATGGAACCATGGCAAAGATCTCCGAAAAGTACTTCGGCGCGGACGTCACCAAATAG
- a CDS encoding amino acid ABC transporter permease, giving the protein MNWDLIWSSFGPIITGAVTGTIPLTLASFAFGLVLALVVALLRLSPNWLLSGIGRFYVSVIRGTPLLVQLFVIFFGLPSIGIRLDPWPSAIIAFSLNVGGYAAEIIRAAILSVPKGQWEAGHTIGMSRPQTLVRIILPQAARVSVPPLSNTFISLVKDTSLASLILVTELFRNAQQIAAFSQEFMTLYLQAALVYWVICLVLSTGQSAVERRLDRYVAH; this is encoded by the coding sequence ATGAACTGGGACCTCATCTGGAGTTCCTTCGGGCCGATCATCACAGGCGCCGTGACGGGCACCATTCCCCTGACGCTCGCTTCATTCGCCTTCGGGCTGGTTCTGGCGTTGGTTGTTGCCCTGTTGCGGCTGAGCCCCAACTGGCTGCTGTCCGGAATCGGCCGGTTCTACGTATCGGTCATCCGCGGCACTCCCCTGCTGGTGCAACTCTTCGTGATCTTCTTCGGCCTCCCCAGCATTGGCATCCGGCTTGATCCCTGGCCGAGTGCCATCATCGCGTTCTCGTTGAACGTGGGCGGTTACGCCGCCGAAATCATCCGGGCAGCCATTTTGTCCGTGCCCAAGGGCCAATGGGAAGCAGGCCACACCATCGGCATGTCCAGGCCGCAGACGCTGGTGCGCATCATCCTCCCCCAAGCTGCCAGGGTGTCAGTACCGCCTTTGTCCAACACCTTCATTTCGCTGGTGAAAGACACCTCCCTCGCGTCGCTGATCCTGGTCACCGAACTCTTCCGCAATGCCCAGCAGATCGCTGCTTTCAGCCAGGAGTTCATGACCCTGTACCTGCAGGCGGCCCTGGTCTACTGGGTCATTTGCCTGGTCCTTTCCACGGGGCAGTCCGCCGTGGAAAGGAGATTGGACCGCTATGTCGCCCACTAA
- a CDS encoding glycoside hydrolase family 38 C-terminal domain-containing protein, producing the protein MHDDRRITEQRLDRFVRERILPAIYGRALPLQLSSWDVPGEPVPAAEAVRQLFTPQEHGAPWGKAWSTKWLHLQGEVPQDWGMTESTSVEIIVDLGFNSDVPGFQCEGTAWRADGSIIKAISPRNYHVPVKLLGGGHSVDFYVEAAANPDVAQGWSFAPTPLGDKATSGDEPRYRLGRIAMAELNETVWELNQDIWTLSGLMHELPMELPRRHEILRALERMLDIMDPDDVAGTAAAGREALKEVLGRPAYASAHQLLATGHAHIDSAWLWPVRETIRKCARTFSNVVALMDEDPDFVFSCSSAQQMAWIKEYFPELFVRIREKVKAGQFIPVGGMWVESDTNMPGGEAMARQFVEGKSFFLKEFDVECQEAWLPDSFGYSGAIPQIVKEAGSRWFLTQKISWNKVNRMPHHTFTWEGIDGTRLFTHFPPVDTYNAELHGRELAHAERNYREHGRGTMSLVPFGYGDGGGGPTREMVAAAHRTADLEGSPKVRMGTAKDFFTKAEAEYTNLPVWVGEMYLEMHRGTYTSQAKTKRGNRRSEHLLREAELWCSTAAVRLGADYTYPQAELKRLWQLVLLQQFHDILPGSSIAWVHQDAERNYEAISRDLEAIISHAAQALVGTGSTSFLLNAAPHPRSGVPALTIAEADGPGDDVQVEEYGGGFVLDNGIIRAVLDGNGLLTSLVDHAGGRDAIAPGQSGNLLELFRDTPNEWDAWDIEEFYRRNVTQLTQADTIDLERTPRGAVVVVQRKVGASTITQRITLEAGAKSLGIATTVDWQEREKMLKIAFPLDVRADRSASETQFGHVFRPTHTNTSWEAAKFEICAHRWIHVAEPGYGVAVSNSSSYGHDVTRAVRTDGGTTTTVRTSLLRSARFPDPEADRGEHTLEVSIRPGAEIADAVEEGYRTNLKPRFVTGGHPVEPLVSVSNPAIVVEAVKLAEDGSGDVIVRLYESLGERSAATVRPGFEVVGATATDLLERVAEAPGVTVGERSEVELVLRPFQLVTLRFTR; encoded by the coding sequence TTGCACGACGACCGCCGGATCACTGAACAGCGCCTCGATCGATTCGTTCGGGAACGCATTCTTCCGGCCATTTACGGGAGAGCCTTACCGCTGCAGCTCAGCAGCTGGGATGTTCCCGGCGAGCCCGTGCCGGCGGCAGAGGCTGTGCGCCAGCTCTTCACCCCGCAGGAGCACGGCGCCCCGTGGGGAAAGGCCTGGAGCACCAAGTGGCTCCACCTGCAGGGTGAAGTCCCGCAGGACTGGGGTATGACTGAATCCACGTCGGTGGAAATCATCGTGGACCTCGGCTTCAACAGCGACGTCCCCGGGTTCCAGTGCGAAGGCACCGCCTGGCGCGCCGACGGCAGCATCATCAAGGCGATCTCGCCCCGGAACTATCACGTCCCCGTCAAACTGCTTGGCGGCGGACACTCCGTGGATTTTTATGTTGAAGCTGCGGCGAACCCGGACGTTGCCCAGGGGTGGTCCTTTGCTCCCACTCCGCTGGGAGACAAAGCGACGTCCGGCGACGAGCCCCGCTACCGCCTGGGCCGCATCGCCATGGCAGAGCTGAACGAGACGGTGTGGGAACTCAACCAGGACATCTGGACACTGAGCGGACTCATGCATGAACTTCCCATGGAACTTCCCCGCCGCCATGAAATCCTGCGGGCGCTGGAACGGATGCTGGACATCATGGACCCGGACGACGTCGCTGGAACTGCTGCGGCCGGTCGCGAAGCGTTGAAGGAAGTGCTGGGCCGGCCCGCTTATGCTTCCGCCCACCAGCTCCTGGCTACGGGCCATGCCCACATCGACTCCGCATGGTTGTGGCCTGTCCGCGAGACCATCCGTAAATGTGCCCGGACGTTCTCCAACGTGGTGGCACTCATGGACGAGGATCCTGACTTTGTGTTCTCCTGCTCCTCGGCCCAGCAGATGGCGTGGATCAAGGAGTACTTCCCTGAGCTCTTTGTCCGGATCCGGGAGAAGGTCAAGGCCGGTCAGTTCATCCCCGTGGGCGGCATGTGGGTGGAATCGGATACCAACATGCCCGGAGGCGAGGCCATGGCCCGCCAGTTTGTGGAGGGCAAGAGCTTCTTCCTGAAGGAATTCGACGTCGAATGCCAGGAGGCCTGGCTGCCGGACTCCTTCGGCTACTCCGGTGCCATCCCGCAGATCGTGAAGGAGGCCGGTTCCCGTTGGTTCCTTACACAGAAGATTTCCTGGAACAAGGTCAACCGGATGCCGCACCATACCTTCACCTGGGAGGGCATTGACGGAACCCGGCTGTTCACGCATTTCCCGCCGGTGGATACGTACAACGCTGAACTGCACGGCCGCGAACTGGCCCACGCGGAACGCAACTACCGCGAACACGGCCGCGGAACCATGTCACTGGTGCCGTTCGGTTATGGCGACGGCGGTGGCGGACCCACGCGTGAAATGGTGGCCGCCGCGCACCGCACTGCAGACCTTGAAGGTTCGCCGAAGGTCCGGATGGGCACTGCCAAGGACTTCTTCACCAAGGCCGAGGCGGAGTACACCAACCTTCCGGTCTGGGTGGGCGAGATGTACCTGGAAATGCACCGCGGAACTTACACCAGCCAAGCCAAGACCAAGCGTGGCAACCGCCGAAGCGAACACCTGCTGCGCGAGGCCGAGCTGTGGTGCTCCACCGCCGCCGTCCGTCTCGGTGCGGACTACACATATCCCCAGGCCGAGCTGAAGCGGCTCTGGCAACTGGTGCTCCTGCAGCAGTTCCACGACATCCTGCCGGGCAGCTCCATCGCCTGGGTCCACCAGGACGCCGAGCGCAACTATGAGGCCATTTCCCGTGACCTTGAGGCCATCATCAGCCATGCCGCCCAGGCTCTGGTGGGGACCGGCAGCACGAGCTTCCTGCTCAACGCAGCCCCGCATCCGCGCAGCGGCGTGCCGGCTCTGACAATAGCCGAAGCCGATGGACCCGGCGACGATGTCCAGGTGGAGGAATACGGCGGCGGCTTCGTGCTGGACAACGGCATCATCCGTGCGGTTCTGGACGGCAACGGCCTGCTCACCTCCTTGGTGGACCATGCCGGCGGCCGCGACGCCATAGCCCCCGGGCAGTCCGGCAACCTGCTGGAGCTGTTCCGGGATACCCCCAATGAATGGGACGCGTGGGACATCGAAGAGTTCTATCGCCGGAACGTCACCCAGCTGACCCAAGCGGACACCATCGACCTCGAGCGCACGCCGCGTGGCGCCGTCGTGGTGGTCCAACGGAAGGTGGGCGCCTCCACCATCACCCAGCGCATCACGCTCGAGGCCGGTGCCAAGTCCCTGGGGATCGCTACCACGGTGGACTGGCAGGAACGCGAAAAGATGCTGAAGATCGCCTTCCCGCTGGACGTCAGGGCGGATCGTTCGGCGTCCGAGACACAGTTCGGCCACGTCTTCCGGCCGACCCACACCAACACGTCCTGGGAAGCCGCCAAGTTCGAAATTTGCGCGCACCGCTGGATCCACGTCGCAGAACCAGGCTATGGAGTTGCCGTCAGCAACTCCTCCAGCTACGGACACGATGTCACCAGGGCGGTCCGCACCGATGGCGGAACGACGACGACGGTCCGCACCTCGCTGCTGCGCTCGGCCCGGTTCCCGGACCCTGAAGCCGACAGGGGAGAACACACCTTGGAGGTTTCCATCCGGCCCGGCGCTGAAATCGCCGATGCCGTGGAAGAGGGCTACCGCACCAACCTGAAGCCACGGTTCGTGACCGGTGGGCACCCCGTGGAGCCGCTGGTTTCGGTCTCGAACCCGGCCATTGTGGTGGAAGCCGTGAAGCTGGCCGAGGACGGATCCGGCGACGTGATCGTCCGGCTCTACGAATCGCTGGGGGAGCGCTCAGCTGCCACGGTACGGCCCGGATTTGAGGTAGTTGGTGCCACTGCCACCGACCTGCTGGAACGCGTTGCAGAGGCGCCTGGAGTGACGGTGGGGGAACGCTCGGAGGTGGAGCTGGTGCTTCGGCCGTTCCAACTGGTGACCCTGCGCTTCACACGCTGA
- the fdhD gene encoding formate dehydrogenase accessory sulfurtransferase FdhD — MGRVTQRRKVHKFVLDGSPQALEHPVRYKEDVLAVEEPLEIRLGEMSFSVTMRTPGDDFDLVAGFLVSEGIIWEPAQLISERFCAGENEDGVQTFNVVDAQLRPDVVRPDTGRNVYTSSSCGICGTDSIEAVRKSSHHSPREDNVTVPVRALAALPDRLREAQAVFDKTGGVHAAGLFRIHDDGTTELLCLREDVGRHNAVDKVVGWALRAGMLPLRGTVLQVSGRASFELVQKAAMAGIPVLSAVSAPSSLAAELAEETGITLAGFSRGHSLNVYAGRDRILAEPAPADALPVGDSRQSLGY, encoded by the coding sequence ATGGGACGCGTGACCCAGCGCCGCAAGGTGCATAAGTTTGTCCTGGACGGCTCACCGCAGGCGCTGGAGCATCCTGTCCGATACAAGGAAGATGTACTGGCCGTGGAGGAGCCCCTGGAGATCCGCTTGGGGGAGATGTCCTTCTCCGTGACCATGCGGACCCCCGGGGACGACTTCGACCTCGTGGCCGGATTCCTCGTCTCGGAAGGGATCATCTGGGAGCCGGCCCAACTGATCTCTGAACGATTCTGCGCGGGGGAGAACGAAGACGGTGTGCAGACCTTCAACGTGGTGGACGCCCAACTCCGGCCTGACGTGGTGCGGCCCGATACCGGCCGGAACGTCTACACCTCCAGTTCCTGTGGAATCTGCGGGACGGACTCCATCGAAGCTGTCCGCAAGTCCTCCCATCACAGTCCGCGCGAGGACAACGTCACGGTGCCGGTCCGCGCCTTGGCCGCCCTTCCGGACCGTCTCCGGGAGGCGCAAGCGGTCTTTGACAAAACGGGCGGTGTGCACGCTGCCGGACTCTTCCGGATTCACGACGACGGAACCACCGAGCTGCTCTGCCTGCGCGAAGATGTTGGCAGGCACAACGCGGTGGACAAGGTAGTGGGCTGGGCTTTGCGGGCGGGCATGCTGCCGCTGAGAGGGACAGTCCTCCAGGTCTCCGGCAGGGCGTCCTTTGAATTGGTCCAGAAGGCTGCCATGGCGGGTATTCCAGTACTCTCCGCGGTCAGCGCACCGTCAAGCCTCGCAGCTGAACTCGCAGAAGAAACGGGGATTACGCTGGCAGGGTTCAGCCGGGGGCATAGTCTCAATGTCTATGCCGGCCGGGACAGAATCCTCGCAGAACCGGCCCCGGCAGATGCGCTGCCCGTAGGGGATAGCCGTCAATCACTTGGCTATTAG
- a CDS encoding amino acid ABC transporter ATP-binding protein — MSPTNEPHSTSVLKARSLAKAFGSNVVLRDIDVDIRRGQVVALIGPSGSGKTTVLRSLNGLEIPDGGTVTFGDTDGGGELAIDFGAKVGKKDLAALRDRSAMVFQHYNLFPHMTVLKNITEGPIQVQKRPRAEAIAEAERLLERVGLADKRDAYPFELSGGQQQRVGIVRALALKPQLLLFDEPTSALDPELVGEVLGVIKELAEEGWTMVIVTHELAFAQHVADEVIFMDGGVVVERGPAAEVLRAPTQERTKLFVKRLQHDV, encoded by the coding sequence ATGTCGCCCACTAACGAACCACACTCCACATCAGTCCTGAAGGCCCGCAGCCTCGCCAAGGCATTCGGCAGCAACGTGGTGCTGCGCGACATCGATGTCGATATCCGCCGCGGCCAGGTGGTGGCCCTGATCGGGCCATCGGGATCCGGGAAGACCACCGTCCTGCGGTCGCTTAACGGCCTTGAAATTCCCGACGGCGGCACGGTCACCTTCGGGGACACCGACGGCGGAGGTGAACTCGCCATCGACTTCGGCGCGAAGGTTGGCAAGAAGGATCTTGCCGCCTTGCGTGACCGCAGCGCCATGGTCTTCCAGCACTACAACCTGTTCCCGCACATGACGGTCCTGAAGAACATCACCGAGGGCCCCATCCAGGTCCAGAAGAGGCCACGGGCCGAGGCCATCGCGGAGGCAGAACGGCTCTTGGAACGCGTGGGCCTGGCAGATAAACGCGACGCCTACCCTTTTGAACTCTCCGGTGGCCAGCAGCAACGTGTAGGCATCGTCAGGGCGCTGGCGCTTAAGCCCCAACTGTTGCTGTTCGACGAACCGACCTCTGCGTTGGACCCGGAACTGGTGGGGGAAGTCCTGGGTGTTATCAAGGAACTCGCCGAGGAAGGCTGGACCATGGTGATCGTGACCCACGAGCTCGCCTTCGCCCAACACGTAGCGGACGAGGTCATCTTCATGGACGGCGGTGTGGTGGTGGAACGAGGTCCTGCTGCCGAGGTCCTGCGTGCGCCCACGCAGGAACGGACCAAGCTTTTTGTGAAACGGCTCCAGCACGACGTCTAG
- a CDS encoding ABC-F family ATP-binding cassette domain-containing protein yields the protein MTATLVAKDLAGGHGHRTLFSDLSLTVAPGDVVGVVGANGAGKSTLLRILAGVDQSQAGSVSLAPSDAFVGWLPQEHERTAGETIAAYIARRTGCAQATVEMETTAEALGSGAPGSDDAYSLAFDRWMASGAADLEDRIPAVLSDLGLELGADALMTGLSGGQAARVALAALLLSRFDVVLLDEPTNDLDLDGLARLEAFVQGLRGGAVLVSHDREFLARCVTTVVELDLAQNSVAVYDGGYEAFLEERAVAKRHARERYDEFANTKADLISRARTQREWSSQGVRNAMKKNPDNDKIRRAASSESSEKQAQKVRQMESRIARLTEVEEPRKEWQLQFSIGQAPRSSAVVATLRDVVARQGDFTLGPVNLQLNGGERIGITGPNGAGKSTLLRLLLGTQEPDDGDASMGASVAVGEIDQARGLLDGGQPLGDAVEAVLVDWNSADVRTLLAKFGLKADHTSRTVDSLSPGERTRAALALLQARGVNLLVLDEPTNHLDLPAIEQLEEALEHYEGALLLVTHDRRLLENVRLDSRWHLNNGQVQELHHTPSQEKQP from the coding sequence ATGACAGCAACCTTGGTGGCCAAGGATCTTGCCGGTGGCCACGGCCATCGCACCCTTTTTTCCGACCTTTCCCTGACCGTTGCGCCCGGCGACGTTGTGGGCGTCGTGGGGGCGAACGGCGCCGGAAAGTCCACGCTGCTTCGCATCCTGGCCGGCGTGGACCAGTCGCAAGCGGGCAGCGTCAGCCTGGCGCCGTCGGACGCGTTTGTGGGCTGGCTGCCCCAGGAGCACGAGCGCACTGCGGGGGAGACCATCGCTGCCTACATTGCGCGCCGGACGGGGTGCGCCCAGGCCACTGTGGAGATGGAAACAACTGCCGAGGCCCTCGGCTCCGGGGCTCCGGGGTCCGATGACGCGTACTCCTTGGCCTTCGACCGCTGGATGGCCTCCGGGGCAGCGGACCTTGAGGACCGCATTCCGGCTGTGCTGTCCGATCTCGGTCTGGAACTTGGCGCCGACGCCCTCATGACAGGGCTCTCCGGTGGGCAGGCAGCACGCGTGGCTTTGGCCGCGCTGCTGCTCAGCCGCTTCGATGTCGTCCTCCTGGACGAACCCACCAACGATCTCGACCTTGACGGCCTTGCCCGTCTTGAAGCTTTTGTTCAGGGCCTGCGGGGCGGCGCTGTCCTGGTGTCCCACGACCGCGAATTCCTGGCCCGCTGCGTCACCACTGTGGTGGAGTTGGACCTCGCGCAGAACTCCGTGGCCGTGTATGACGGCGGCTACGAGGCGTTCCTCGAAGAGCGCGCCGTGGCCAAGCGCCACGCCCGTGAACGCTACGACGAATTCGCCAACACCAAAGCAGACCTCATTTCCCGTGCGCGCACCCAGCGCGAATGGAGTTCCCAGGGCGTCCGGAACGCCATGAAAAAGAACCCGGACAACGACAAGATCCGTCGCGCCGCAAGCAGTGAGTCGTCCGAGAAGCAGGCCCAGAAGGTCCGGCAGATGGAGTCGCGCATTGCCCGCCTCACCGAGGTGGAGGAGCCGCGCAAGGAGTGGCAGCTGCAGTTCAGCATCGGCCAGGCACCCCGTTCAAGTGCCGTCGTCGCCACCTTGCGTGACGTCGTCGCGCGCCAAGGTGACTTCACGTTGGGACCGGTGAACCTCCAACTCAACGGCGGCGAACGCATCGGCATCACAGGACCCAACGGCGCCGGTAAATCGACACTGCTGCGCCTGTTGCTTGGAACGCAGGAACCGGACGACGGCGATGCCTCCATGGGTGCCTCCGTCGCCGTCGGCGAGATTGACCAAGCACGTGGACTGCTCGACGGCGGGCAGCCGCTTGGCGACGCCGTCGAAGCCGTGCTGGTGGACTGGAACAGCGCCGATGTCCGGACGCTCCTGGCCAAGTTCGGGCTGAAGGCCGACCACACCTCGCGCACGGTGGATTCGTTGTCCCCAGGGGAGCGGACACGTGCGGCCCTTGCGCTGCTGCAGGCCCGTGGCGTGAACCTGCTGGTACTGGACGAGCCCACCAACCACCTGGACCTCCCGGCGATCGAGCAACTCGAAGAGGCGCTGGAACACTACGAGGGCGCACTCCTCCTGGTCACCCACGATCGCCGGCTGCTGGAAAACGTGCGCCTCGATTCACGCTGGCACCTCAACAACGGACAGGTCCAGGAACTGCACCACACCCCCAGCCAGGAGAAGCAACCATGA